The following proteins are encoded in a genomic region of Chryseobacterium cucumeris:
- a CDS encoding heavy metal translocating P-type ATPase — protein MEKCCSTTPEKPDTKGHKHNHAEGDGHDHDGHDHSHDSGDQTVFQMFLPAIISFIILLLGIAFDNYIKPAWFTGWVRLVWFLAAYIPVGFPVLKDAYKSIIKGDVFSEFFLMSIATIGAFAIGEYPEGVAVMLFYAVGEVFQSMAVTRAKGNIKALLDQRPDEVTVMENNQPKTMKAKEAKIGDVIQLKPGEKLALDGELLSDSASFNTAALTGESKPDTKNKGEVVLAGMINMNSIALVKVNTAYEDSKLSKILELVQNATAQKAPTELFIRKFAKVYTPIVVFLAIGICLLPYFFVSDYQFRDWLYRALIFLVISCPCALVISIPLGYFGGIGAASRNGILFKGSNFLDSIAEIQNVVMDKTGTMTEGVFKVQEVSISPEFNKEEILQLVNVLESKSTHPVATAIHNYVGEINHSIPLENVEEIAGHGLKATINGKELLVGNFKLMDKFNIPYDLNHSNIVYTVIAVAYDKKFAGYITIADSIKEDAMETVDKLHKMNVKATMLSGDKSTVVKYVADQLGIDNAFGDLLPEDKVNKVKEIKARNQTVAFVGDGVNDAPVVALSDVGIAMGGLGSDATIETADVVIQDDKPSKIPMAINIGKQTKKIVWQNIVLAFAVKAVVLILGAGGLATMWEAVFADVGVALLAILNAVRIQRMKF, from the coding sequence ATGGAAAAATGCTGTAGTACAACCCCGGAAAAACCAGATACAAAAGGACACAAACATAACCATGCAGAAGGAGACGGACATGACCATGACGGACATGATCACTCTCATGACTCCGGAGATCAGACGGTCTTTCAGATGTTTCTGCCGGCCATTATATCCTTTATCATCTTATTATTGGGAATTGCCTTTGATAACTATATAAAACCTGCATGGTTTACAGGCTGGGTACGGTTAGTATGGTTCCTGGCAGCCTATATTCCTGTAGGATTTCCGGTATTGAAAGATGCTTATAAAAGTATCATTAAGGGAGATGTGTTTTCAGAATTCTTTCTGATGAGCATTGCAACCATTGGTGCTTTTGCCATCGGAGAATATCCTGAAGGAGTAGCGGTAATGCTGTTTTATGCGGTAGGAGAAGTATTCCAGTCTATGGCGGTTACCAGAGCCAAAGGAAATATAAAAGCATTATTGGATCAGCGTCCTGACGAGGTAACGGTTATGGAAAATAATCAGCCCAAGACTATGAAGGCCAAAGAAGCTAAAATTGGAGATGTCATACAGCTGAAACCCGGTGAAAAACTGGCGCTGGATGGGGAATTGCTTTCAGATTCGGCTTCATTCAACACAGCAGCTTTAACGGGAGAAAGTAAACCCGATACCAAAAATAAAGGAGAAGTGGTTCTTGCCGGAATGATCAATATGAACAGTATTGCTCTGGTAAAAGTAAATACAGCTTATGAAGACAGTAAACTGAGCAAAATCCTGGAGTTGGTTCAGAATGCCACAGCCCAAAAAGCACCGACAGAATTGTTCATCAGAAAATTTGCGAAAGTATACACGCCCATCGTTGTATTTCTTGCCATAGGGATCTGTTTACTGCCCTATTTCTTCGTGAGCGATTATCAGTTCAGAGACTGGCTGTACAGAGCATTGATATTCCTTGTGATTTCCTGTCCTTGTGCCCTTGTTATCTCAATTCCGTTAGGGTATTTCGGAGGAATTGGGGCAGCAAGTAGAAACGGAATTCTGTTCAAAGGAAGTAATTTTCTGGACAGTATTGCAGAGATTCAGAATGTAGTAATGGACAAAACCGGGACCATGACAGAAGGCGTATTCAAAGTTCAGGAAGTAAGCATAAGCCCTGAATTTAACAAAGAAGAAATCCTTCAGCTGGTTAATGTTCTCGAAAGTAAAAGTACCCATCCGGTGGCAACTGCGATACACAATTATGTTGGAGAAATCAATCACAGCATTCCTTTGGAAAATGTAGAAGAGATAGCTGGTCACGGATTGAAAGCGACTATTAACGGAAAAGAACTTCTGGTTGGGAACTTTAAGTTGATGGATAAGTTCAACATCCCTTATGATCTTAACCACTCCAATATTGTATATACGGTAATTGCGGTGGCTTATGATAAAAAGTTTGCAGGCTATATCACTATTGCAGACAGCATCAAAGAAGATGCTATGGAAACCGTAGACAAGCTTCATAAAATGAATGTGAAGGCAACAATGCTGAGCGGTGATAAAAGTACCGTTGTGAAATATGTAGCAGATCAACTGGGTATCGACAATGCATTCGGGGACCTGTTACCTGAAGACAAAGTAAACAAGGTTAAAGAAATCAAAGCCAGAAACCAGACGGTAGCTTTCGTAGGAGACGGAGTGAATGATGCGCCTGTAGTGGCTTTAAGCGATGTTGGAATTGCAATGGGAGGTTTGGGAAGTGATGCCACCATTGAAACTGCAGATGTAGTAATTCAGGATGATAAACCAAGTAAGATCCCAATGGCCATCAATATCGGAAAACAAACTAAAAAGATCGTTTGGCAGAATATTGTCCTTGCCTTTGCTGTAAAAGCTGTTGTTCTCATCCTGGGAGCCGGTGGATTGGCAACCATGTGGGAAGCTGTGTTTGCCGATGTAGGAGTAGCATTGCTGGCTATTTTAAATGCGGTGAGAATCCAAAGAATGAAATTTTAA
- a CDS encoding Fur family transcriptional regulator, with amino-acid sequence MKKDIEHKLIDKNTKPTSMRILVYDFLSSQEAALSLSEIENHFDNADRITIYRTLKTFEEKGIVHSIQENTTTKYKLCEDDCDEKTHKDWHLHFYCKICKQTTCKEDISFPENIQTNFRIDEIRLFAKGICENCLESLQ; translated from the coding sequence ATGAAAAAAGATATCGAACATAAACTTATTGATAAAAATACCAAACCTACCAGTATGAGGATTTTGGTATATGATTTCTTAAGCTCTCAGGAAGCGGCTTTATCCCTTTCTGAAATAGAAAATCATTTTGATAATGCTGACAGAATCACCATCTACAGGACATTGAAAACCTTTGAAGAAAAGGGAATTGTTCACAGCATTCAGGAAAATACAACCACAAAATACAAACTGTGCGAAGACGATTGTGATGAGAAAACCCATAAAGACTGGCATCTGCATTTTTACTGTAAAATATGCAAGCAAACCACCTGCAAAGAAGATATTTCTTTCCCTGAAAATATCCAGACCAATTTCAGGATTGACGAAATAAGACTCTTTGCCAAAGGAATCTGCGAAAACTGTCTTGAAAGTTTGCAATAG
- a CDS encoding cation diffusion facilitator family transporter codes for MESTPTQTVSAGSRHKKNLLIVLCLSGTYLIAEVIGGIITNSLALLADAAHMLTDVVGLLLAFIAIKIGERRADPSRTYGYYRTEILAAVVNAVVLLGISIYVLFEAYQRFQNPPEVQSKSMLIVAGIGLIVNIVGMMILRKDSEGSLNMKGAYFEVLSDMLTSVGVMIAGVIMLTTGWYYADPLISAAIGLLIFPRTWRLLKEAINVLLEGTPKDVDIHALRQSLEKSPGVKGVHDLHVWSLTSSVNAMSAHVVKENGYSQNQLLKTLTDTTMANFKISHTTFQIEEEGYEENEVHL; via the coding sequence ATGGAAAGCACACCAACACAAACCGTTTCTGCAGGAAGCAGACACAAAAAGAACCTCCTGATTGTTCTCTGCCTTAGCGGAACCTATCTCATTGCCGAGGTAATAGGAGGAATCATTACCAATAGTCTTGCACTATTAGCGGATGCAGCCCATATGCTGACCGACGTGGTAGGATTATTGCTGGCATTTATTGCCATTAAAATAGGAGAAAGAAGAGCAGATCCATCCAGAACATACGGTTATTATAGAACAGAAATACTGGCAGCAGTAGTGAATGCTGTGGTTTTACTGGGAATTTCAATCTATGTTTTGTTTGAAGCCTATCAGCGTTTTCAGAACCCGCCGGAAGTACAAAGTAAATCCATGCTGATTGTAGCCGGAATCGGATTGATCGTTAATATTGTCGGAATGATGATTCTGAGAAAAGACTCAGAAGGCAGTCTCAATATGAAAGGTGCCTACTTTGAAGTTCTTTCAGATATGCTTACTTCTGTAGGAGTCATGATCGCAGGAGTAATTATGCTGACTACAGGCTGGTACTATGCCGACCCGTTGATCTCAGCAGCAATCGGACTGCTGATCTTCCCAAGAACATGGAGACTTTTGAAAGAAGCCATTAATGTTTTGCTGGAAGGAACCCCTAAAGATGTGGATATTCATGCACTTCGTCAATCTTTGGAAAAAAGTCCCGGAGTGAAAGGTGTTCATGATCTGCATGTGTGGTCACTGACATCCAGTGTCAATGCGATGAGCGCACACGTTGTAAAAGAGAACGGGTATTCCCAGAATCAATTATTAAAAACATTGACAGATACAACGATGGCTAATTTTAAAATCAGTCATACCACTTTTCAGATCGAAGAAGAAGGCTATGAAGAAAATGAAGTCCATCTGTAA
- a CDS encoding bestrophin family protein: MLLNKKISVWYFIREIKTQILFIGIFAIAIGLLDELPWFRKISLPLNIPALLGTAVSLLLAFRTSQSYERWWEARTVWGAIVNDSRTFVRLIIQFMPAGDDKAIKGFAERQIIWTYALGESLRKLPFSEKVQQYLDKHQINAVNIPNAILDEHSRQLKEMAASKGLTDFQQMQLNDIITRLCDSMGKCERLKNTVFPRSYSVLVHILIYVFAAILPFGLDDSQLLVEIAITFLVPVTFIAIEKTSIIMQDPFENGPVDTPMTSLAQTIEINIRQMTGEQNVPPKKENTSYYEM; encoded by the coding sequence ATGTTACTAAACAAAAAAATATCAGTCTGGTATTTCATCCGTGAAATAAAAACCCAAATTCTGTTCATCGGAATATTTGCTATTGCCATTGGTCTTCTGGACGAATTGCCATGGTTTCGCAAAATATCACTGCCCTTAAATATCCCTGCATTGCTGGGAACTGCGGTGTCATTGTTGCTGGCATTCCGGACTTCCCAATCTTATGAAAGATGGTGGGAGGCCAGAACAGTATGGGGTGCTATCGTAAATGATTCCCGGACTTTTGTGAGACTGATCATTCAGTTTATGCCTGCCGGAGATGATAAAGCAATAAAAGGTTTTGCCGAAAGACAGATCATCTGGACCTATGCCCTTGGAGAATCTCTGAGAAAGCTTCCGTTTTCTGAAAAAGTACAGCAGTATCTGGATAAACATCAGATCAACGCGGTCAATATTCCCAATGCTATTCTGGATGAACATTCAAGACAGCTGAAAGAAATGGCAGCATCCAAAGGATTGACGGATTTCCAGCAAATGCAGCTGAATGACATCATCACAAGACTCTGCGACAGTATGGGAAAATGTGAAAGACTGAAGAATACCGTTTTTCCACGGTCTTACAGTGTTTTGGTTCATATTCTGATCTATGTTTTTGCGGCTATCCTTCCGTTTGGGCTTGATGATTCGCAGCTGTTGGTAGAAATTGCGATTACTTTCCTGGTTCCGGTGACATTCATTGCGATTGAAAAAACATCCATCATCATGCAGGATCCGTTTGAAAATGGTCCTGTAGATACTCCAATGACTTCTCTGGCGCAGACCATAGAAATCAATATCAGACAGATGACCGGTGAGCAGAATGTTCCACCCAAAAAAGAGAATACATCTTATTATGAAATGTAA
- a CDS encoding efflux RND transporter periplasmic adaptor subunit — MKLKHNIIYLTVTAFSIISCGKQEKATEKADAKTEQSEKSHGEEPQTIASLTENQMKSVGVALGTIEMKELTSTIKANGLLSVPNSNKATITSLYGGIIKTINIQVGSIVKKGQVIATIANPEYIQLQEDYLTTNSRITYAEQEYRRQRELFDNDAGAKKNLQSADAELKTLRTKRASLLKQLQMMGISPGKVSNGNMKSGLVITAPISGTISSITAQIGSYVDISSPVATVIDNGSIHLDLQVFEKDLPKMRVGQIVHFKLTNNPETEYDARIYSIGSSFENESKTISMHCEVIGNKSGLIDGMNITGIVSLDKSTTPALPTEAIVEAAGKYYVFIQTDKKVEEEHEEKGKPHPKTLNFEKIEVVKGTSDMGYTAITPVGNIPDNAKIVVKGAFFVNAKLVNSGEHEH; from the coding sequence ATGAAACTAAAACACAATATCATATATCTTACAGTCACGGCTTTTTCCATCATAAGCTGCGGAAAACAGGAAAAGGCAACGGAAAAGGCAGATGCTAAAACCGAACAATCGGAAAAAAGCCATGGCGAGGAGCCTCAAACCATAGCTTCTCTGACAGAGAATCAGATGAAATCTGTAGGAGTTGCTTTGGGAACTATAGAAATGAAAGAGCTTACATCCACTATCAAAGCTAACGGTTTACTGAGTGTTCCCAATAGTAATAAAGCAACCATTACTTCCCTGTATGGAGGAATCATCAAAACCATCAATATTCAGGTAGGAAGTATCGTGAAAAAAGGTCAGGTTATTGCCACCATTGCCAATCCGGAATATATCCAGCTTCAGGAAGATTATCTGACGACCAATAGCCGAATTACCTATGCAGAACAGGAATACAGAAGACAGAGAGAGCTTTTTGATAATGATGCTGGGGCGAAGAAAAATCTTCAGAGTGCCGATGCGGAACTTAAAACCTTAAGAACAAAAAGAGCATCTCTTTTGAAACAGCTTCAGATGATGGGAATAAGCCCTGGAAAAGTCAGCAATGGAAACATGAAATCCGGTTTGGTGATTACAGCACCCATCAGCGGAACAATCAGCAGTATTACAGCACAGATCGGAAGTTATGTAGATATCTCTTCTCCCGTTGCTACAGTGATTGATAACGGTTCTATCCATCTCGACCTTCAGGTTTTTGAAAAAGATCTTCCTAAAATGAGAGTAGGGCAGATTGTTCATTTTAAACTGACGAACAATCCGGAAACTGAATACGATGCAAGAATTTACAGCATAGGATCTTCTTTTGAAAACGAAAGTAAAACCATCTCTATGCATTGTGAAGTGATCGGAAACAAATCTGGTCTGATTGACGGAATGAATATCACCGGAATTGTAAGTCTTGATAAAAGCACAACCCCGGCATTACCTACAGAAGCCATTGTAGAAGCAGCCGGTAAATATTACGTGTTTATTCAGACTGATAAAAAGGTGGAAGAAGAACATGAAGAAAAAGGGAAACCTCATCCGAAAACCTTAAACTTTGAGAAAATAGAAGTGGTGAAAGGAACGTCGGATATGGGCTATACAGCGATAACTCCGGTTGGAAATATTCCTGACAATGCAAAAATAGTAGTGAAAGGAGCCTTTTTCGTGAATGCAAAACTGGTGAATTCAGGAGAACACGAACATTAA
- a CDS encoding CusA/CzcA family heavy metal efflux RND transporter, translating into MLDKIIKFSIKNKVIIGLMTLVLIIWGTWSATRLPIDAVPDITNNQVQIITVCPTLAGQEVEQLVTFPIEQSIANVPDIQETRSISRFGLSVITVVFKENVDVYFARQLINEQLKNAVEEIPKGVGTPELAPVSTGLGEVYQYILHPKKGSEKKYNAKELRTMQDWIVRRQLNGTPGVAEINSFGGELKQYEVAIDPNRLKAMGTSITEIFTALEKNNQNTGGAYIDKKPNAYFIRGIGLVTSLEDIKNIAVKNETGSVPIFIKDVADARLGSAVRYGALTYDGKVDAVGGVVMMLKGANSNEVVSNIKAKIPTIQKSLPDDVIIEPFLDRTDLVDRAINTVQKNLIEGALIVIFVLVIFLGNLRAGLIVASAIPLSLLFALGMMNVFGVSANLMSLGAIDFGLIVDGAVIIVEATLHHLGVRKSTRALTQSEMDEEVFLSASKIRSSAAFGEIIILIVYIPILTLAGVEGKMFTPMAKTVGFAILGALILSLTYIPMMSALFLSKKISHKETFSDKMMNRLQKIYQPLLQKAIKVKYIIVSATAVVFLISAFIFKNMGGEFIPQLQEGDFAFHCILPQGSSLSQSIETSMQASRIIKQFDEVKMVVGKTGSAEVPTDPMPPEATDMIVVLKPQSEWKTKKSYNELADEISEKLETIPGVFFEKNQPIQMRFNELMTGIRQDVAVKIFGENLDSLAIYADKVGKVIQTVDGATAPQIERVSGLPQINVQYDRTRIANYGLNIEDVNNAVSTAFAGKAAGQVFENERRFDLVVRLDSLHRTDISDVNNLMITSASGAQIPLSQVANISYKLGPAQISREQGKRRIVIGFNVKDRDVESVVKDIQAKLEKVKLPSGYYFTYGGQFENLQEASQRLMIAVPVSLLLIFMLLYFTFRSFKQAALIFTAIPMSAIGGVFALLVRDMPFSISAGIGFIALFGVAVLNGIVLIGTFNQLEKEGETDILKRVFEGTKTRLRPVLMTATVASLGFLPMAISTGAGAEVQKPLATVVIGGLVTATFLTLFVLPMLYIIFNTKILKRKNNNTGMITAVLAVGFIMVGQTFNAQSRPISIEQAVEQAVNNNLTLQSKDLSIKSAEALRATAKELPKLSFEAQLGQYNSPKFDQSFAISQSIPFPTLFKARKELINENIKSKQIDKEITANELIKQVRTYYYQIEYLQYNKAQLTSLDQYYEEFIRIATVRFKAGDIKKIEISTAETQKGEIDLLLRQNEVYLNNAYKNLKTLMNTSEDIEVPFNKDYIPLKADNVLDSAVVANNPTVKAFYQEMEIAEKNKKVEKSLGLPDFSLGYTNQSLIGLHTINGQENFYNSGKRFQSATVGVAIPLTFGATKARIQALEYEKQVAETNARMQQKQLSAQLENAFSQYQQDIQQYEYYTGQALPNAEKIVKAAQLGYKTGEISYVEYLFALQTATNIQLKYLESIQQVNQSVVTINSIINK; encoded by the coding sequence TAAAATTCAGTATCAAAAACAAGGTGATCATTGGATTGATGACCCTGGTGCTGATCATCTGGGGAACATGGAGTGCCACCAGATTACCGATAGATGCTGTACCGGATATCACCAATAACCAGGTACAGATCATTACCGTATGTCCTACGCTGGCGGGACAAGAAGTAGAACAGTTGGTTACCTTTCCCATTGAACAGAGTATTGCCAATGTTCCCGATATTCAGGAGACAAGAAGCATTTCAAGATTTGGACTTTCTGTGATTACAGTAGTGTTCAAAGAAAATGTAGATGTTTACTTTGCGAGACAGCTTATCAATGAACAGCTGAAAAACGCAGTCGAAGAAATTCCAAAAGGAGTAGGAACTCCCGAGCTGGCTCCTGTAAGTACAGGACTTGGAGAAGTATACCAGTATATTCTTCACCCTAAAAAAGGAAGCGAAAAGAAATACAATGCTAAAGAGCTCCGTACCATGCAGGACTGGATCGTTCGCAGACAGCTGAACGGAACACCGGGAGTGGCGGAGATCAACAGTTTCGGAGGGGAATTAAAACAATATGAAGTGGCTATTGATCCCAATCGGTTAAAAGCAATGGGAACAAGTATCACTGAAATATTTACAGCGCTTGAAAAAAACAATCAGAATACAGGAGGAGCTTATATTGATAAAAAACCCAACGCCTATTTCATCCGTGGAATTGGTCTGGTTACCTCTTTGGAAGACATTAAAAACATTGCGGTTAAAAATGAAACAGGAAGCGTTCCGATTTTTATAAAAGATGTTGCTGATGCTCGTTTAGGAAGTGCCGTTCGCTACGGAGCCTTGACTTATGATGGAAAGGTAGATGCTGTGGGTGGAGTAGTCATGATGCTGAAAGGGGCGAATAGTAATGAAGTGGTCAGCAACATCAAAGCAAAAATTCCGACCATTCAGAAATCTCTTCCTGATGATGTTATTATAGAACCATTTCTGGACAGAACAGACCTTGTAGACAGAGCCATCAATACCGTACAGAAAAACCTCATCGAAGGAGCACTGATCGTTATTTTCGTTCTTGTCATTTTTCTTGGAAACCTGAGAGCCGGGCTTATCGTGGCTTCGGCCATTCCGCTTTCTTTGTTATTTGCTTTAGGAATGATGAATGTTTTCGGGGTAAGCGCCAATCTGATGAGCCTTGGAGCCATAGACTTCGGGTTGATTGTAGATGGTGCCGTGATTATTGTAGAAGCAACCCTGCATCATTTAGGCGTAAGGAAATCTACCCGTGCTTTGACACAGTCTGAAATGGATGAAGAAGTATTCCTTTCTGCCTCAAAGATCAGAAGCAGTGCGGCCTTCGGAGAAATCATCATTCTTATCGTATACATTCCGATTCTTACCCTGGCAGGTGTAGAAGGAAAAATGTTTACCCCAATGGCCAAAACAGTAGGATTTGCCATTCTGGGAGCATTGATTCTATCCCTGACCTATATCCCCATGATGAGTGCTTTGTTTTTATCTAAGAAAATATCCCATAAAGAAACCTTCTCTGATAAAATGATGAACCGCCTTCAAAAGATCTATCAGCCATTATTACAAAAAGCAATCAAAGTAAAGTATATCATTGTTTCTGCAACAGCTGTAGTGTTCCTTATCTCTGCTTTTATCTTTAAAAATATGGGTGGGGAATTTATCCCGCAGCTGCAGGAGGGAGACTTTGCATTCCACTGTATTTTACCGCAGGGAAGTTCTTTGAGCCAGAGTATAGAAACCTCCATGCAGGCATCAAGGATTATCAAACAGTTTGATGAAGTGAAAATGGTAGTCGGAAAAACCGGTTCTGCTGAGGTTCCTACAGACCCGATGCCACCTGAAGCAACTGATATGATCGTGGTATTAAAGCCACAAAGCGAATGGAAAACCAAAAAATCTTATAATGAACTGGCCGATGAGATCAGTGAAAAACTGGAAACGATTCCCGGAGTATTCTTTGAGAAAAATCAACCTATCCAGATGCGTTTCAATGAGCTGATGACCGGGATCAGACAGGATGTTGCCGTAAAGATCTTCGGGGAAAACCTTGATTCTCTTGCCATATATGCAGATAAAGTTGGGAAAGTCATTCAGACTGTTGATGGGGCTACAGCTCCTCAGATTGAAAGAGTGAGCGGTCTTCCGCAGATCAATGTACAGTATGACAGAACAAGAATTGCCAATTACGGTTTGAATATCGAAGATGTCAATAATGCAGTAAGCACGGCCTTTGCCGGAAAAGCTGCCGGTCAGGTCTTTGAAAATGAGAGACGCTTTGACCTGGTAGTTCGTCTCGACAGTCTTCACAGAACCGATATTTCAGATGTGAATAATCTGATGATAACATCCGCCAGCGGTGCGCAGATTCCATTGTCACAGGTGGCTAATATAAGTTATAAACTGGGGCCTGCGCAGATCAGCCGTGAACAGGGAAAACGGAGAATTGTGATTGGGTTCAATGTAAAAGACCGTGATGTGGAAAGTGTGGTGAAAGATATTCAGGCAAAACTGGAGAAAGTGAAACTGCCTTCCGGATACTACTTTACTTACGGAGGTCAGTTTGAAAACCTGCAGGAAGCAAGCCAACGTCTGATGATCGCTGTTCCTGTATCATTGCTTCTGATTTTTATGCTTCTGTATTTTACTTTCCGTTCATTCAAGCAGGCTGCATTGATTTTCACAGCCATTCCTATGAGTGCTATTGGGGGTGTCTTTGCGCTTTTAGTAAGAGACATGCCTTTCAGTATCAGTGCCGGAATTGGATTTATTGCTCTTTTTGGAGTAGCAGTATTGAACGGAATTGTTTTGATAGGAACATTCAATCAATTAGAAAAAGAAGGCGAAACGGATATTCTGAAAAGAGTCTTTGAAGGAACGAAAACCAGATTGAGACCGGTACTGATGACGGCTACCGTAGCTTCACTAGGATTTTTGCCAATGGCTATTTCCACCGGAGCCGGAGCTGAAGTACAGAAACCTTTGGCGACAGTAGTAATTGGGGGTCTGGTAACGGCAACATTCCTTACATTATTCGTTTTACCGATGCTGTACATTATTTTTAACACAAAGATTTTGAAAAGAAAGAATAATAATACGGGAATGATTACTGCCGTTTTGGCAGTAGGATTCATAATGGTGGGACAGACTTTTAACGCACAGTCCAGACCAATTTCCATAGAACAGGCGGTAGAACAGGCAGTGAACAATAATTTAACCCTGCAGTCAAAAGACTTAAGCATTAAATCTGCTGAAGCATTAAGGGCAACTGCAAAAGAACTTCCGAAATTAAGTTTTGAAGCTCAGCTTGGACAATACAACAGCCCGAAGTTTGACCAATCGTTTGCGATCTCACAGAGTATTCCTTTTCCGACACTTTTTAAAGCAAGAAAAGAATTAATCAATGAGAATATTAAAAGCAAGCAGATTGATAAAGAGATTACAGCCAATGAGCTGATAAAACAGGTGCGTACCTACTATTACCAGATTGAATATCTTCAGTATAATAAAGCCCAGCTGACCAGTCTGGATCAATATTATGAGGAGTTTATCAGAATTGCAACCGTAAGATTCAAAGCAGGGGATATCAAGAAAATTGAGATCAGTACTGCCGAAACCCAGAAGGGGGAAATTGATTTGCTGCTCAGACAAAATGAAGTCTATCTGAACAATGCCTATAAGAATTTAAAAACCCTTATGAACACTTCGGAAGATATTGAAGTCCCGTTTAATAAAGACTATATTCCTTTGAAAGCAGACAATGTCCTCGATAGTGCGGTAGTTGCCAACAATCCTACGGTAAAAGCTTTTTATCAGGAAATGGAAATCGCCGAAAAAAATAAAAAAGTTGAAAAATCACTTGGGCTGCCAGATTTCAGTTTGGGATACACCAATCAGTCTTTGATAGGCCTGCATACCATTAACGGACAGGAAAATTTTTATAATTCAGGAAAACGCTTTCAGTCGGCAACAGTAGGAGTAGCGATTCCATTGACATTTGGAGCTACAAAAGCAAGAATTCAGGCACTGGAATATGAAAAACAGGTTGCGGAAACCAATGCTAGAATGCAGCAGAAACAGCTTTCTGCTCAGTTGGAAAATGCTTTCAGCCAATATCAGCAGGATATCCAGCAATATGAATATTACACAGGTCAGGCGCTTCCTAACGCTGAGAAAATCGTGAAAGCAGCACAATTAGGATATAAAACAGGGGAAATTTCCTATGTAGAATATCTTTTTGCCCTGCAGACTGCCACAAATATTCAATTAAAATACCTGGAATCTATCCAGCAGGTGAACCAATCTGTCGTTACTATTAATTCAATCATCAATAAATAA